In a single window of the Gemmatimonadota bacterium genome:
- a CDS encoding energy transducer TonB — protein MTRIFTCAVLAVLAVGCSKKPPAEEPITPAVPIAGQPEIPYPAELFNRRVQGEVMLYVVVDTTGTVIRDSTRIATSSGQSAFDAAALTAAQSLRFTPARKGGKPVVAPIQVPIRFTLPDSLLSPKDSS, from the coding sequence ATGACCCGGATTTTCACGTGTGCGGTGCTCGCCGTTCTCGCGGTCGGGTGCAGCAAGAAGCCGCCGGCGGAGGAGCCGATCACCCCGGCGGTTCCGATTGCGGGTCAACCCGAGATCCCCTATCCGGCCGAGCTCTTCAATCGCCGGGTCCAGGGTGAGGTGATGCTCTATGTGGTGGTCGACACCACGGGAACCGTCATCCGCGACTCGACCAGGATCGCCACCTCCAGCGGCCAGTCGGCCTTCGATGCCGCCGCCCTCACCGCCGCCCAGTCGCTCCGGTTTACCCCTGCCCGGAAGGGGGGCAAGCCCGTGGTCGCCCCGATCCAGGTCCCGATCCGCTTTACCCTCCCTGATTCTCTCCTGAGCCCCAAGGACTCCAGCTGA
- a CDS encoding CGNR zinc finger domain-containing protein, translating to MSTSAGVLCLDFIHLPGNPEEFLESGPLDPRTHVEIRRFRTALQRLLDAEARGIGARESDLAALNRILSGAGGRRGLRPTVRGYGWGWLSEGRDDPSRLLWPVAWSAARLLDSPNLARLKACTCGRLFLDESRNRSRRWCDKGECGNRANVARFRSRQR from the coding sequence ATGTCCACGTCGGCCGGCGTGCTGTGCCTCGACTTTATCCACCTCCCCGGAAACCCCGAGGAGTTCCTCGAGAGCGGCCCGCTCGACCCCCGAACCCATGTGGAAATCCGCCGTTTCCGCACCGCTCTGCAACGGCTACTCGACGCCGAGGCGCGCGGCATCGGCGCCCGCGAGAGCGACCTTGCGGCGCTCAACCGCATCCTCTCCGGGGCGGGTGGTCGTCGCGGTCTCAGGCCGACGGTGCGAGGCTACGGCTGGGGCTGGTTGAGCGAGGGGAGGGACGACCCCTCTCGCCTCCTCTGGCCGGTGGCCTGGTCGGCGGCGCGGCTCCTCGACTCCCCCAACCTGGCTCGGCTGAAGGCGTGCACCTGCGGCCGTCTCTTTCTCGATGAGTCCCGCAACCGTTCGCGGAGATGGTGCGACAAGGGCGAGTGTGGCAACCGGGCCAACGTTGCGCGTTTCCGTTCTCGCCAGCGCTGA
- a CDS encoding phosphotransferase has translation MSTAGFAIDGLVPEPHREALRRGLSELFGPSASGVLTPLSGGRSGALTFRADSGGRSAVVRVVINPQPFNDPVRQFAMMATAAADGVAPEVYFADPAAGVVISAFIPSVPVGAAFRADHRLFGELGAMLRRLHDGPPGPEFLDVFKCIDGGLQVIEAAGQKLPPFIVTYLERFAEVRAALEPHMVLGASHNDLNPGNLLFDGSRLWIIDWESAWQNDPMQDLATVRHWFRLPAEAESLLVQGYFGGEPSPFQHAKLELMQQVVSINYAILFILLGLQDGEGIPPLDPDPANIPTFAETVAQLAQGLLPLDTVTGKTEFALVLAKDASARMGTSGFRAALTMVQQ, from the coding sequence GTGTCGACCGCCGGATTCGCCATCGACGGGCTGGTGCCGGAGCCGCACCGCGAGGCGCTCCGCCGCGGCCTGAGCGAGCTGTTCGGACCGAGCGCATCCGGAGTCCTCACTCCTCTCTCGGGAGGGCGCTCCGGTGCCCTGACCTTTCGGGCAGACTCCGGCGGTCGCTCTGCCGTGGTCCGGGTGGTGATCAATCCGCAGCCGTTCAATGATCCCGTGCGCCAGTTTGCGATGATGGCCACTGCAGCGGCGGATGGAGTCGCCCCGGAGGTCTACTTCGCCGACCCAGCGGCCGGGGTGGTGATTTCCGCGTTCATTCCAAGCGTGCCGGTCGGTGCCGCCTTCCGTGCCGACCACCGGCTCTTCGGCGAGCTCGGGGCGATGCTCCGGCGGCTCCACGACGGCCCCCCGGGACCGGAGTTCCTCGATGTCTTCAAGTGCATCGACGGCGGATTGCAGGTCATCGAGGCGGCCGGCCAGAAGCTCCCGCCGTTCATCGTCACCTACCTCGAGCGCTTCGCCGAAGTACGCGCCGCCCTCGAGCCCCACATGGTGCTCGGGGCCTCCCACAACGACCTGAATCCTGGCAACCTGCTGTTCGATGGCAGCCGCCTCTGGATCATCGACTGGGAGTCCGCCTGGCAGAACGATCCAATGCAGGACCTCGCCACCGTCCGGCACTGGTTCCGACTTCCGGCTGAAGCAGAGAGCCTCCTGGTCCAGGGGTATTTCGGCGGCGAGCCGAGCCCGTTCCAGCACGCCAAACTCGAGCTGATGCAGCAGGTCGTCTCGATCAATTACGCCATTCTTTTCATCCTGCTCGGGCTGCAGGACGGCGAGGGAATTCCGCCACTCGACCCCGACCCGGCGAACATTCCGACCTTTGCCGAGACGGTGGCGCAGCTCGCCCAGGGCCTCCTGCCGCTCGACACGGTGACCGGGAAAACAGAGTTCGCTTTGGTGCTGGCCAAGGACGCATCGGCCCGGATGGGTACTTCCGGTTTCCGGGCTGCTCTCACAATGGTGCAGCAGTAA
- the mutS gene encoding DNA mismatch repair protein MutS, which yields MSSPAASPLLVQYREIKARHPDAILFFRMGDFYEMFYEDAQVAARALNITLTARGDGVPLAGVPVKSAAGYLRQFVAQGYRVAICEQVEDPRLAKGIVKRAVVETVTPGAFLDEDWMPGSRNNWLVAVTTGEQTNGVAALDLSTGEFLLETVASDGLAEALGRLAPAEVIVPKDSAVPLEDGVLRTPRERWEFDPELAAEELARRLQLASIDGLGLAPADAPAVGAAGALLRYVMELQPQGLPQLSRPTVRRSDELCWLDEMTRRNLELVEPLRAGAKGVTLVETLDRTMTPMGARLLRQWVLSPLRDPGKINARLDAVGTLVDAGRLRAELRAALDGVRDVERLAARAAAGRANPRELGALRDSFVRLPAVLAAVRVLVDGDAARSSNVGAQLAAPVTPGLLEHVSQKLDVLADLSTTLSAALVERPPISIADGGVIAPGHDAELDELRDLRDNGKQSLAGIQQRERERTGISSLKVAFNRVFGYYIEITNANASSVPADYERRQTLTNAERYVTPELKDYEAKVLGAEERIAEREGARFAELRDLVAVAITRIQDTARLLARLDVLASLAETAVVERYVRPQVHDRYDLTLVASRHPVIERMMARERFVPNDVHFDEAARVLLVTGPNMAGKSTILRQIGLCVLMAQMGSFVPAESASVGVTDRLFTRVGASDNLARGQSTFMVEMSETSAILHNATARSLVLLDEIGRGTSTYDGVAIAWAVSEHLHDRIGCRTMFATHYHELMQLPEKLAHARNLNVAVRESGNGIVFLHKLEAGGTDRSYGIHVAQLAGLPGGVVTRAREVLGTLETGHRMVPGDAPRDPDPAQPSLFDALSRPAEPSPEQKRSTAMAAQLRALDPNSLTPIQALQELARMRDELEG from the coding sequence GTGTCCTCTCCCGCCGCCTCACCGCTCCTCGTCCAGTACCGCGAGATCAAGGCGCGTCATCCCGACGCGATCCTCTTCTTCCGGATGGGCGATTTCTATGAGATGTTCTACGAAGACGCGCAGGTTGCTGCGCGCGCGCTGAACATCACGCTGACCGCACGCGGCGACGGTGTCCCGCTCGCCGGCGTTCCCGTCAAGTCAGCTGCGGGCTATCTGCGACAGTTCGTCGCCCAGGGTTATCGCGTCGCCATCTGTGAACAGGTCGAAGACCCCCGGCTCGCCAAGGGAATCGTCAAGCGTGCCGTGGTCGAGACGGTGACACCGGGCGCCTTCCTCGATGAAGACTGGATGCCGGGGTCGCGGAACAACTGGCTGGTTGCCGTCACTACCGGTGAGCAGACCAACGGCGTCGCCGCACTCGACCTCTCGACCGGCGAGTTCCTGCTCGAGACCGTCGCGAGCGATGGGCTGGCCGAGGCCCTGGGGCGCCTCGCGCCCGCGGAAGTCATCGTGCCGAAGGACAGTGCCGTCCCGCTCGAAGACGGTGTGCTGCGCACCCCACGCGAACGCTGGGAATTCGACCCTGAACTCGCCGCCGAAGAACTTGCGCGTCGCCTGCAGCTCGCATCAATCGATGGCCTCGGCCTCGCTCCCGCTGATGCACCCGCCGTGGGCGCAGCGGGCGCGTTACTGCGGTATGTGATGGAGTTGCAGCCGCAGGGGCTGCCGCAACTCAGCCGCCCCACCGTGCGGCGCAGCGACGAACTCTGCTGGCTCGATGAAATGACGCGCCGCAACCTCGAGCTGGTCGAACCGCTGCGCGCCGGTGCGAAGGGTGTCACCCTGGTCGAGACGCTCGATCGAACCATGACACCGATGGGCGCCCGCCTGTTGCGGCAATGGGTCCTCTCGCCACTGCGCGACCCGGGCAAGATCAACGCGCGACTCGATGCTGTGGGCACACTCGTGGACGCCGGCCGACTGCGCGCCGAATTGCGGGCCGCCCTCGATGGCGTGCGCGACGTGGAGCGCCTCGCCGCGCGTGCGGCCGCGGGGCGGGCGAATCCGCGGGAGCTAGGAGCACTCCGTGACTCATTCGTCAGGCTTCCGGCCGTCCTCGCGGCGGTCCGCGTCCTTGTAGATGGCGATGCTGCGCGGAGCTCCAATGTTGGGGCGCAGCTTGCTGCGCCCGTAACGCCGGGGCTCCTCGAGCATGTGAGCCAGAAGCTCGACGTCCTCGCAGATCTCTCCACCACCCTGTCCGCGGCCCTGGTCGAGAGGCCGCCGATAAGCATTGCCGACGGCGGTGTGATCGCACCGGGGCACGACGCGGAACTCGATGAACTCCGCGACCTGCGCGACAACGGCAAGCAATCACTCGCGGGCATTCAGCAGCGGGAACGTGAGCGCACCGGGATCTCATCGCTCAAGGTCGCGTTCAATCGCGTCTTCGGCTATTACATCGAGATCACCAATGCCAACGCCTCGAGTGTGCCCGCCGACTACGAGCGCCGGCAGACACTCACCAATGCCGAGCGTTATGTCACGCCCGAACTCAAGGACTACGAGGCGAAGGTCCTCGGCGCCGAAGAGCGAATCGCCGAACGCGAGGGCGCGCGCTTTGCCGAGTTACGGGACCTCGTCGCCGTCGCGATCACGCGAATCCAGGACACCGCGCGCCTGCTCGCCCGCCTCGACGTGCTGGCTTCACTGGCGGAGACTGCGGTGGTCGAGCGCTATGTGCGGCCACAGGTGCACGATCGTTACGACCTGACGCTGGTGGCGAGTCGTCATCCGGTGATCGAACGGATGATGGCGCGCGAGCGCTTCGTACCCAACGACGTGCACTTCGATGAAGCCGCTCGAGTGCTCCTCGTGACCGGACCCAACATGGCCGGCAAGAGCACGATCCTGCGACAGATCGGCCTCTGTGTGCTGATGGCGCAGATGGGGAGCTTCGTCCCCGCGGAGTCCGCCAGTGTGGGCGTCACCGATCGACTCTTCACCCGCGTCGGGGCGAGCGACAACCTCGCGCGTGGCCAGTCGACCTTCATGGTCGAAATGAGCGAGACGTCGGCGATCCTCCACAACGCCACCGCACGTTCCCTGGTATTGCTCGACGAAATCGGTCGTGGCACCAGCACCTACGATGGCGTCGCTATCGCGTGGGCAGTGAGTGAGCATCTCCACGACCGTATTGGCTGTCGGACGATGTTCGCGACCCATTATCACGAGCTGATGCAGCTCCCCGAAAAGCTCGCGCACGCGCGCAATCTCAACGTGGCTGTTCGGGAATCCGGAAACGGGATCGTCTTCCTTCACAAACTCGAAGCCGGCGGCACCGATCGTTCCTACGGCATCCACGTGGCCCAGCTCGCCGGTCTCCCAGGCGGGGTCGTGACTCGCGCGCGGGAAGTGCTCGGCACCCTCGAAACCGGTCACCGAATGGTGCCGGGCGACGCCCCGCGTGATCCCGATCCGGCGCAGCCTTCGCTCTTCGATGCCCTGTCGCGGCCGGCCGAACCCTCGCCCGAACAGAAGCGATCAACGGCGATGGCGGCACAGCTCCGCGCACTCGACCCGAACTCGCTCACGCCGATCCAGGCCCTGCAGGAACTCGCCCGGATGCGCGACGAGCTGGAGGGATAG
- a CDS encoding DUF2911 domain-containing protein — MPIRVLSLLALSLLAARLEAQSYGFISRLGRDTISVERVTRSATRVVIDQVERAPRVIQRHAEMALAPDGTVRDLTVDISTPNPLGNDPRTIHVTAAFGRDSVRIAHKTDAGTRNVTLSNSGYLTMPWSTYMFGSYELLAAAAAKRKGNPLPIRQFIPGRLMLDEGALRKRGNVWEITTTALAGFGQIHMDPQGRMSSYSGAKTTYLVEVERLASAPDVAAITQRFAAAEKSSPVVGMLSVRGAAQSKVGKATITVDYGRPMARGRVLVGGIIPYGEVWRTGANAATQFTTTAAIKLEGLELAPGTYTLWTLPSRAGVQLIVNKQFGQWGTNYDPAQDLGHIPLTVGTNKVPVERFTITVEPATKNSGNLALEWGTFRWTVPIVVK; from the coding sequence GTGCCAATCCGCGTCCTCTCGCTTCTCGCGCTTTCCCTTCTCGCTGCTCGTCTCGAGGCCCAATCGTACGGCTTCATCTCACGACTCGGCCGAGACACCATCTCGGTGGAGCGCGTCACCCGGAGCGCGACGCGAGTCGTGATTGACCAGGTCGAGCGTGCGCCACGCGTGATCCAGCGGCACGCGGAGATGGCGCTCGCCCCCGACGGCACGGTGCGTGACCTCACCGTCGATATCTCGACCCCGAATCCCCTCGGCAATGACCCGCGCACCATTCACGTGACGGCGGCGTTCGGACGCGACTCTGTCCGGATTGCGCACAAGACCGATGCCGGTACGCGGAACGTGACCTTGTCGAACTCCGGCTATCTCACGATGCCGTGGTCCACCTACATGTTCGGCAGTTACGAGTTGCTCGCCGCCGCGGCAGCGAAACGAAAGGGCAACCCGCTCCCCATCCGGCAGTTCATCCCCGGTCGCCTGATGCTCGACGAAGGCGCACTGCGCAAGCGCGGCAATGTCTGGGAGATCACGACCACCGCCCTCGCGGGCTTTGGCCAGATCCATATGGATCCGCAGGGGCGGATGAGCTCCTACTCGGGCGCGAAGACCACCTACCTCGTTGAAGTCGAGCGCCTGGCCTCGGCGCCCGACGTCGCCGCCATCACGCAGAGGTTTGCGGCGGCCGAGAAGAGCAGTCCGGTCGTCGGGATGTTGAGCGTGCGCGGGGCCGCGCAGAGCAAGGTCGGCAAGGCCACCATTACGGTGGACTATGGCCGGCCGATGGCCCGTGGGCGCGTCCTGGTCGGTGGCATCATTCCGTACGGCGAGGTGTGGCGCACCGGCGCCAACGCCGCGACACAGTTCACTACCACGGCCGCCATCAAACTCGAAGGGCTTGAGCTCGCTCCCGGCACCTACACGCTCTGGACCCTGCCATCGCGAGCCGGAGTGCAGCTGATCGTGAACAAGCAATTCGGCCAGTGGGGCACCAATTACGATCCTGCTCAGGACCTCGGCCACATCCCGCTCACTGTCGGAACCAACAAGGTTCCCGTCGAGCGCTTCACGATCACCGTGGAACCGGCGACGAAGAATTCGGGGAACCTCGCGCTTGAATGGGGAACCTTTCGGTGGACGGTGCCGATCGTGGTGAAGTAG
- a CDS encoding DUF2911 domain-containing protein, with protein sequence MPLLPAAFLVVALFTPQAAEAQQSYGLISRLGRDTVVVERITRTGDKVVGDIIERSPRVVQRHYEATLKGDGSIELYVLDTKVLNPDAGRPSSSHLQAHFAGTEMHLNTSNNVDTTVKSSTIPYTDALAMPWLLYGPGSYEMIFAAALKRSGDSIPVGAYSPGGRAVSHNFIKRLANGGASIDFFGTPIVAKVSAQGQLLSMSAAATTIKLETMRLAKAPDIEAIAARFAATEKAAGPAAALSVRDTARATVGTAALLVDYGRPLTRGRTILGNVVPLGEVWRTGANAATQFTTSTALTIGGLDVAPGTYTLWTLPTASGVQLIVNKQTKQWGTEYHAEQDLGRVAVTTEKLGAPVEKFTMSIVPVSATTGKLVIEWDTFRWAAPIVVR encoded by the coding sequence ATGCCATTGCTCCCCGCCGCATTCCTGGTCGTGGCGCTGTTCACGCCGCAAGCGGCCGAAGCCCAACAGAGCTACGGACTGATCTCGCGACTGGGGCGCGATACCGTTGTCGTCGAGCGGATCACCCGGACCGGCGACAAGGTCGTTGGCGACATCATCGAGCGCTCGCCGCGAGTGGTGCAGCGTCATTACGAGGCCACCCTCAAGGGCGATGGATCGATCGAGCTCTACGTGCTCGACACCAAGGTGCTCAATCCGGATGCTGGCCGGCCCTCGTCGTCGCACCTCCAGGCGCACTTCGCCGGCACCGAGATGCACCTGAACACATCGAACAACGTCGACACGACAGTCAAGAGCAGCACCATTCCCTATACCGACGCCCTCGCGATGCCGTGGCTGCTCTACGGCCCCGGCTCCTACGAGATGATCTTCGCGGCGGCGCTCAAGCGCAGCGGCGACAGCATTCCCGTCGGTGCCTATTCCCCCGGCGGACGAGCCGTCTCGCACAATTTCATCAAGCGTCTCGCCAACGGCGGGGCCTCGATCGACTTCTTCGGGACCCCAATTGTCGCCAAGGTGAGCGCGCAGGGACAACTGCTCTCGATGTCGGCCGCGGCGACCACGATCAAGCTCGAAACGATGCGCCTTGCGAAGGCACCGGACATCGAGGCCATCGCAGCACGATTCGCCGCAACCGAAAAGGCGGCCGGCCCGGCCGCCGCGTTGAGCGTCCGCGACACCGCGCGTGCCACCGTCGGGACGGCAGCGCTGCTGGTCGACTATGGTCGCCCGCTCACGCGAGGTCGGACAATTCTCGGCAATGTCGTCCCGCTCGGCGAGGTGTGGCGCACCGGTGCCAACGCCGCAACCCAGTTCACGACGAGCACGGCGCTCACCATCGGTGGGCTCGACGTTGCGCCCGGCACCTACACACTCTGGACCCTCCCCACCGCGAGTGGTGTGCAGCTGATCGTCAACAAGCAGACCAAGCAATGGGGTACCGAATACCACGCTGAGCAGGATCTCGGGCGGGTAGCGGTAACCACCGAAAAACTCGGCGCACCGGTGGAGAAGTTCACGATGTCGATCGTGCCGGTTTCTGCCACCACGGGCAAACTGGTGATCGAATGGGATACCTTCCGGTGGGCCGCCCCGATCGTGGTGCGGTAG
- a CDS encoding SPOR domain-containing protein: MNFHITRTHLLAAALLLAPVATVAAQGPTNPALQEIIRLSQDTYGDSARALITKLLAKTPSTDPLYPEALYTAAMVAKTGEEMKIQFSRVAIEFSSSAWADKAMLRLAQLDYGSGNSEAAVSRIRRLFTDYPNSGILPAAALWGSRAAFDRKEVQLGCEWIVRGLALVGDDVELKNQLEFSKQRCSVGAGVEVAPSRPDSLRSKPVESAPPRADSLRTKPVPPAAVATSTAGPWRIQVAAISDKAAIRKAVGKIEKAGFKAYQVAGPRGLTKVQAGPFKSREAAAAKVGALKAALGGAPFVVQVP; this comes from the coding sequence ATGAACTTTCACATCACTCGCACCCACTTGCTCGCTGCCGCGCTCCTGCTCGCACCAGTCGCGACGGTCGCGGCACAAGGCCCCACCAATCCGGCGTTGCAGGAGATCATTCGCCTGTCGCAGGACACTTACGGCGACTCCGCCCGCGCATTGATCACCAAGCTGCTGGCGAAGACCCCCTCCACGGACCCGCTCTATCCCGAAGCGCTTTACACTGCGGCGATGGTGGCGAAGACCGGGGAGGAGATGAAGATCCAGTTCTCGCGTGTCGCGATTGAATTCTCTTCGTCCGCCTGGGCCGACAAGGCGATGCTCCGTCTGGCGCAACTCGACTACGGCAGCGGCAACAGTGAAGCGGCCGTCAGCCGGATCCGTCGTCTCTTCACCGATTACCCCAATTCCGGCATCCTCCCCGCTGCCGCGCTCTGGGGTTCGCGCGCCGCATTCGACCGGAAGGAGGTTCAGCTCGGCTGCGAATGGATCGTCCGCGGCCTCGCACTGGTCGGCGATGATGTGGAACTGAAGAACCAGCTCGAGTTCTCGAAGCAACGCTGCAGCGTCGGGGCCGGCGTCGAGGTAGCGCCCTCGCGCCCGGACTCGCTGCGGAGCAAGCCCGTGGAATCCGCGCCGCCGCGCGCGGACTCGCTGCGCACCAAGCCGGTGCCCCCGGCGGCCGTGGCCACGAGCACCGCAGGTCCCTGGCGGATTCAGGTTGCCGCCATCAGTGACAAGGCCGCGATCCGGAAAGCCGTCGGCAAGATCGAGAAGGCCGGATTCAAGGCCTATCAGGTGGCCGGGCCGCGTGGCCTCACCAAGGTACAGGCCGGGCCCTTCAAGTCCCGGGAAGCAGCGGCGGCGAAGGTGGGGGCACTGAAGGCGGCGCTCGGCGGCGCACCCTTTGTTGTTCAGGTTCCGTAA
- the holA gene encoding DNA polymerase III subunit delta, whose product MPRLSPDQLRRALAKDAPAAAYYLHGSEAILKDEALALLLDRILDPGLRDFNLDILSAQQIEPDQLAAACSTLPMMADRRVVVLRDVEAWKRKSKGKQPAVKYLERPAPETVLVIVQGNDDEADDDLAKHCVSVNCAALVGDALDEWLDIQLQAAGIALATDAREHLLRATGGDLGMLRAETAKLSGLQITGPIDRETVGDLVGVRFGETLDDWRDAVLRDDTAAAVTLLPRILDVSGNSGVKLVTLLGSSLLVLRWARATAEARKIRDRALAEATKKLCFERRPGVGSYDPFTRLVAEVVGRWSLPRLEAAVSNTLTADAALKSTTISDEVGVITDLILTLAASRAKKAA is encoded by the coding sequence ATGCCCCGCCTCTCTCCCGACCAGCTGCGACGCGCCCTCGCCAAGGACGCCCCGGCGGCCGCGTACTATCTCCACGGGAGTGAAGCGATCCTCAAGGACGAGGCGCTTGCCCTCCTCCTCGACCGGATCCTCGACCCCGGGCTCCGCGACTTCAACCTGGACATCCTCTCCGCCCAGCAGATCGAACCGGATCAGCTCGCCGCGGCGTGCTCGACCTTGCCGATGATGGCCGACCGGCGCGTGGTCGTGCTGCGCGACGTCGAGGCGTGGAAACGCAAGAGCAAGGGGAAACAGCCGGCGGTGAAGTATCTCGAACGCCCGGCGCCGGAGACGGTTCTGGTCATCGTGCAGGGCAACGACGACGAGGCCGACGACGACCTCGCGAAACACTGCGTCTCCGTGAACTGCGCTGCGCTCGTCGGCGACGCGCTCGACGAGTGGCTCGACATCCAGCTGCAGGCCGCTGGCATCGCGCTCGCCACTGACGCCCGCGAACATCTGCTGCGTGCCACCGGCGGTGACCTCGGTATGCTGCGCGCCGAGACGGCCAAGCTCAGCGGGTTGCAGATCACCGGCCCGATCGACCGCGAGACCGTGGGCGACCTCGTGGGGGTGCGTTTCGGCGAGACGCTCGACGACTGGCGCGACGCGGTCCTGCGTGACGATACCGCAGCGGCCGTCACCTTGCTGCCGCGCATTCTCGATGTCAGCGGCAATTCCGGAGTCAAGCTGGTCACGTTGCTTGGTTCCTCGTTGCTGGTATTGCGCTGGGCCCGCGCCACGGCCGAAGCACGAAAGATCCGCGATCGTGCCTTGGCGGAAGCCACGAAGAAACTCTGCTTCGAACGGCGCCCTGGGGTCGGCAGCTACGATCCGTTCACCCGCCTCGTCGCCGAGGTCGTGGGTCGCTGGTCGTTGCCACGACTTGAGGCCGCCGTGTCGAACACACTCACCGCCGACGCCGCGCTCAAGAGCACGACCATTTCCGACGAAGTGGGCGTAATCACCGACCTGATTCTCACTCTCGCCGCCTCACGGGCGAAGAAGGCTGCATGA
- a CDS encoding NUDIX hydrolase produces the protein MTLLSTVRVHTGRVVSLDIDTVQFPNGNVGELEMLRHPGASAVLPFLDDPADPDPRVLLIRQFRHATGDYLWEIPAGRRDKDEHPDQTAHRELAEETGYRCERLEKLTQIWTTPGFTDEVIHLYLAAELTPGANALEADEVLAVHPLRWSAVLEMVHGGVITDCKTLTAVLFANTFVRPR, from the coding sequence ATGACCCTCCTCTCCACTGTACGAGTCCACACCGGCCGCGTGGTCTCCCTCGACATCGACACGGTGCAGTTTCCGAACGGCAACGTGGGCGAGCTCGAGATGCTGCGGCATCCTGGCGCGTCGGCGGTCCTCCCCTTTCTCGATGATCCGGCAGACCCCGATCCGCGAGTGCTCCTGATCCGGCAATTCCGTCATGCCACCGGAGACTATCTCTGGGAGATTCCTGCGGGCCGGCGCGACAAGGACGAGCACCCCGACCAGACCGCCCATCGCGAGCTCGCCGAGGAGACCGGCTATCGTTGCGAACGACTCGAGAAGCTGACGCAGATCTGGACCACACCCGGTTTCACCGATGAGGTCATCCACCTCTACCTCGCCGCCGAGCTGACGCCGGGCGCCAACGCGCTGGAGGCCGACGAGGTGCTCGCCGTTCATCCGTTGCGCTGGTCGGCGGTGCTTGAAATGGTGCACGGCGGGGTCATCACCGACTGCAAGACCCTCACGGCGGTGCTCTTCGCCAACACCTTCGTCAGACCCCGGTAG